One Tolypothrix bouteillei VB521301 DNA window includes the following coding sequences:
- a CDS encoding DNA-directed RNA polymerase subunit omega: MLKRSKFETTQSQIMYRAEELINAASNRYRITVQVANRAKRRRYEDFDSADDAMMKPVLRAIVEMSDELTQPEIIGEV, translated from the coding sequence ATGCTAAAGCGTTCTAAATTTGAGACAACTCAATCTCAGATTATGTACCGTGCTGAAGAGCTCATCAATGCAGCTTCAAATCGCTACCGCATTACAGTTCAAGTGGCAAATCGTGCTAAGCGTCGGCGATATGAGGACTTTGATAGTGCGGATGATGCTATGATGAAACCCGTGCTTCGGGCCATCGTTGAGATGTCTGATGAACTGACGCAACCAGAAATTATCGGCGAAGTTTAA
- a CDS encoding ShlB/FhaC/HecB family hemolysin secretion/activation protein — protein sequence MPKRQQHIVGTGCCKYINLAISVTVSLSTFICLFPTAFAQSAPPPGVTIPPETPDTIERITPQPNESPSPLPQEPPTEPPKPSLETPPTQESPEATFGEESRIPIKKIEVLGSTVLQDKIQKLIEPLEKKGKVTFEELLQLRSNITQVYLDNGYVTSGAFLPNNQDISSGTIKIQVVEGELENIELSGLNRLQRGYVRSRLRRATSKPLNQKRLEEALQLLQLDPLISRVNAELTAGSTPGRNILEVQIQEAQAFHAGVSIDNTQSPSIGSLQGSVFIAHDNVLGFGDRFNAEYGRTEGLNLYDINYTIPINSLNGTIGFRYSNTDSRIIEDPFEELDIKSETQTYSLSVRQPLYRTPTSEFALGLSLDLRRNQTFILDDIPYSFSEGPENGESKVTVIRFSQDWVNRNANRVLAARSQFSLGINAFDATNNDTGTDGQFFSWLGQFQWVQRLSPRTLLLARLNAQLTGDSLLSLEKLSIGGFDTVRGYRQNQLVADNGVAGSLEVRFPPIASYTALQLAPFFDIGTTWNNQAENPAPQTIASLGLGLIWQPSRSLYLRLDYGVPLIDVDNQGDSLQDKGLHFSLRYQAF from the coding sequence ATGCCAAAACGACAACAGCATATTGTAGGTACTGGCTGTTGCAAATATATAAATTTGGCAATATCCGTTACCGTAAGTCTTTCTACTTTTATTTGCCTATTTCCCACTGCATTTGCTCAATCTGCACCACCGCCGGGAGTAACGATTCCTCCTGAAACTCCTGATACAATTGAGCGCATAACTCCTCAACCCAACGAATCACCAAGCCCCCTTCCTCAAGAACCTCCAACAGAACCACCAAAACCCAGTCTTGAAACTCCTCCCACTCAAGAATCACCTGAAGCCACATTTGGGGAAGAGAGTCGCATTCCCATTAAGAAAATAGAGGTACTGGGAAGTACAGTGTTGCAAGACAAGATTCAAAAATTAATCGAACCCTTGGAAAAGAAGGGAAAAGTCACTTTTGAAGAATTGCTTCAACTGCGTTCTAACATTACTCAAGTGTATCTAGACAACGGTTATGTGACTAGTGGAGCATTCTTGCCAAATAATCAAGATATCAGTAGTGGAACGATTAAAATCCAAGTTGTTGAGGGAGAGTTAGAGAATATTGAACTAAGTGGATTAAATAGATTACAAAGAGGGTATGTGCGATCGCGTTTGCGAAGAGCCACCTCAAAGCCATTAAACCAAAAGCGTTTGGAAGAAGCGCTACAACTTCTACAACTCGATCCTCTCATCAGTCGGGTGAATGCAGAACTCACAGCCGGTAGTACGCCTGGACGAAATATATTAGAAGTACAAATACAAGAAGCACAAGCCTTTCACGCTGGGGTTTCTATAGATAACACTCAGTCCCCTAGTATTGGTTCGTTACAAGGAAGCGTTTTTATTGCCCATGATAATGTACTTGGTTTTGGCGATCGCTTTAATGCCGAATACGGTAGAACAGAAGGCTTGAATCTTTACGATATTAACTACACTATTCCCATCAACTCCCTAAATGGGACTATTGGATTCCGATATAGCAATACAGACAGTCGTATTATAGAAGACCCATTTGAAGAACTAGATATTAAAAGTGAGACACAGACATATTCTCTAAGTGTTCGTCAACCTTTATACAGAACTCCAACCTCCGAATTTGCTCTCGGTCTATCCTTAGACTTGCGTCGAAACCAAACCTTCATACTTGATGATATTCCCTATTCCTTTTCAGAAGGTCCTGAAAATGGCGAATCAAAAGTGACAGTCATTCGCTTTTCTCAAGATTGGGTGAATCGTAACGCCAATAGAGTCTTAGCCGCACGTTCTCAATTTAGCTTGGGTATAAATGCTTTTGATGCTACAAATAACGATACGGGTACAGATGGTCAATTCTTTTCCTGGTTGGGACAATTTCAGTGGGTACAGAGGCTATCACCAAGAACCTTATTATTAGCACGACTGAACGCACAATTGACAGGAGACTCATTACTCTCTCTAGAAAAGTTAAGTATTGGTGGATTCGATACAGTCAGAGGATATCGCCAAAACCAACTTGTTGCGGATAACGGTGTAGCAGGTTCACTTGAAGTTCGCTTTCCCCCAATTGCTAGCTACACTGCATTGCAGTTAGCACCCTTTTTCGATATTGGTACAACTTGGAACAATCAAGCAGAAAATCCCGCTCCACAGACAATAGCTAGTTTAGGTTTAGGGTTAATTTGGCAACCTTCCCGGAGTTTGTATTTACGTTTGGACTATGGAGTCCCTTTAATAGATGTTGATAACCAAGGAGACTCACTGCAAGATAAGGGGTTGCATTTTTCTTTGCGGTATCAGGCGTTTTAA
- a CDS encoding glycoside hydrolase family 13 protein, with protein MQIQTPDWVKHAVFYQIFPDRFAKSKQPRKRLLRSARWEDWEAMPTLQGYKGGDLWGVMEQLDYLQDLGINAIYFTPIFQSASNHRYHTHDYYQVDPMLGGNPAFKELLEAAHQRNIKVVLDGVFNHSSRGFFFFHDVLENGPHSPWVDWFKIHDWPVSPYNGEYPANYEGWADNRALPVFNHDNPEVREYIMEIAEYWIKFGMDGWRLDVPFEVKTPGFWQEFRDRVKAINPDAYIVGEVWHDAREWLDGTQFDGVMNYLFAGPTIAFTAGDRVVLEQVQGRSYDPHPPLFAKEYAEKMQHLLQLYPWEIALTQLNLLASHDTARLLTIAGGDKPSIELATLLLLTFPGAPSIYYGDEVGLPGAIDPDSRRGFPLEANWDTEILQTHRELIALRHAYPSLRTGEYRVLYAQGALYVFARILGTEESIVAVNAGTAPTKGDVDTSSLSSQPNKLLFGTAEFEWNVKGETKQLVLNLPARSGCILGNS; from the coding sequence ATGCAGATTCAAACGCCAGATTGGGTTAAACACGCTGTTTTCTATCAAATCTTTCCAGATCGCTTTGCAAAAAGCAAACAACCCCGCAAACGATTGTTACGGAGTGCTCGTTGGGAAGATTGGGAAGCTATGCCAACACTCCAAGGTTACAAGGGAGGAGATCTCTGGGGCGTGATGGAACAATTAGACTATCTACAAGATCTGGGAATAAATGCCATTTACTTCACCCCTATCTTTCAATCTGCAAGCAATCACCGCTACCACACTCACGATTATTATCAGGTAGACCCCATGTTGGGGGGTAATCCTGCTTTTAAGGAATTGTTAGAAGCCGCCCATCAACGCAATATTAAAGTCGTGTTGGATGGGGTGTTCAATCACTCCAGCCGTGGCTTTTTCTTTTTCCACGATGTTTTAGAAAATGGTCCTCATTCCCCTTGGGTGGATTGGTTTAAAATCCATGATTGGCCCGTTTCTCCCTACAATGGCGAATATCCTGCTAACTATGAAGGTTGGGCAGATAATCGGGCATTGCCAGTATTTAACCATGATAACCCGGAAGTGCGGGAATATATTATGGAAATTGCTGAATATTGGATAAAATTTGGTATGGATGGCTGGCGGTTAGATGTTCCATTTGAGGTAAAAACCCCCGGCTTTTGGCAAGAGTTCCGCGATCGCGTTAAGGCCATCAATCCCGATGCCTATATTGTCGGTGAAGTCTGGCATGATGCTCGTGAATGGTTGGATGGTACCCAATTTGATGGGGTGATGAATTATTTGTTTGCAGGACCAACAATTGCATTTACGGCAGGCGATCGCGTAGTTTTAGAACAAGTGCAAGGGCGTTCTTACGATCCCCATCCACCTTTGTTTGCCAAAGAGTATGCTGAAAAAATGCAGCACCTCCTGCAGCTTTATCCTTGGGAAATTGCACTTACCCAATTGAATTTGTTAGCCAGTCATGATACAGCAAGATTGCTAACGATTGCGGGAGGGGATAAACCAAGCATTGAATTAGCAACTTTACTCTTACTGACCTTTCCCGGTGCGCCCAGTATTTACTACGGTGACGAAGTTGGCTTACCTGGGGCTATAGATCCAGACTCTCGCCGTGGCTTTCCTCTAGAAGCAAATTGGGACACAGAAATTCTCCAGACGCATCGGGAACTGATAGCACTACGTCACGCCTATCCGAGCCTGCGTACTGGTGAGTATAGAGTTCTTTATGCTCAAGGAGCACTTTACGTCTTTGCTCGGATTTTAGGAACTGAAGAATCGATCGTTGCGGTGAATGCAGGAACTGCGCCAACAAAAGGAGATGTAGATACTAGCAGTTTAAGCAGTCAACCAAACAAGCTTCTCTTTGGTACTGCTGAGTTTGAGTGGAATGTAAAAGGCGAAACCAAGCAGCTTGTCTTAAATCTTCCAGCACGTTCCGGTTGCATTCTCGGGAATTCATAA
- a CDS encoding helix-turn-helix domain-containing protein: protein MKAYSVDIREKIVAAHIEEKISIRQVALRFAVSKSLVQKLVKQQKSHGNLQPLKPGKPRFSHLTNAELELRELVSENPDATIVEFCELFAAKTGNWVSQTAMCRSLQKLGLNRKKKHCGVAKQQLQEFKNSE from the coding sequence ATGAAAGCATATTCAGTAGATATTCGAGAAAAAATAGTGGCAGCACATATTGAGGAAAAAATCTCGATTCGTCAAGTAGCACTCAGATTTGCAGTGAGCAAAAGTTTAGTACAAAAGCTAGTAAAGCAACAAAAAAGTCATGGTAATTTACAACCATTAAAACCGGGTAAGCCACGATTTAGTCATCTGACAAATGCGGAATTAGAGTTAAGAGAACTAGTGTCAGAGAATCCGGATGCAACAATAGTGGAATTCTGTGAATTATTTGCGGCAAAGACAGGTAATTGGGTGAGTCAGACGGCAATGTGTCGTTCTTTACAAAAATTAGGATTAAATCGCAAAAAAAAACATTGCGGAGTAGCCAAGCAGCAACTCCAAGAGTTCAAAAACTCAGAGTAG
- a CDS encoding fasciclin domain-containing protein, with translation MANLVETAIKAGNFTTLVKAVEAAGLVDTLSSPGPFTVFAPTDEAFAKLPQGTLDELLQDTHKLKRILAYHVASGDVRSDDLIQIDHAETLEGSIVGIKTADGQVTVNDANVVKTDILTDNGVIHVVDTVLIPAFVAAES, from the coding sequence ATGGCTAACCTTGTAGAAACTGCTATTAAAGCCGGAAATTTCACTACTTTGGTAAAAGCTGTTGAAGCAGCTGGACTAGTTGACACTCTTTCTAGTCCCGGACCTTTTACAGTATTTGCACCTACGGATGAGGCATTCGCCAAGTTACCACAAGGAACCTTAGATGAGCTGCTCCAAGATACACACAAGCTCAAAAGGATTTTAGCTTATCATGTCGCCTCAGGCGATGTCAGGTCCGACGACTTGATTCAAATTGACCATGCAGAAACATTGGAAGGGTCAATTGTGGGAATCAAGACTGCTGACGGTCAAGTCACAGTGAATGACGCTAACGTCGTTAAAACTGACATTCTTACTGACAATGGCGTGATTCATGTTGTCGATACCGTGTTGATTCCTGCATTTGTTGCAGCTGAATCATAA
- a CDS encoding DUF1818 family protein, translating to MQRVLKSGLGWRIGWNPTAQEFKGLVGTDDWAIELTEAELNDFCRLLAQLADSMQQIANELMDEEKIACEAESDLMWMEVEGYPHAYSLRFILNTGRGVEGKWESFAVSGLLQATGMLKVF from the coding sequence ATGCAACGCGTTCTGAAAAGCGGATTGGGTTGGCGTATTGGCTGGAATCCAACCGCACAAGAGTTTAAAGGGTTAGTTGGTACAGATGACTGGGCTATTGAATTAACTGAAGCCGAGTTGAATGATTTTTGTCGGTTGCTGGCTCAGCTAGCAGACAGCATGCAACAAATTGCCAATGAATTAATGGATGAGGAAAAAATTGCTTGTGAAGCCGAAAGCGATCTCATGTGGATGGAAGTGGAAGGTTATCCTCATGCTTACAGTCTACGCTTTATTCTCAATACGGGACGTGGTGTAGAAGGTAAATGGGAATCTTTCGCAGTTTCTGGTTTGCTACAAGCAACTGGGATGCTCAAGGTTTTTTAG
- a CDS encoding site-specific integrase — protein MEVLKEKRQKGSVCVEVFKNRIRLRWTHERERHCLYPGLPNNEISYKAALKLASRLELDIACDNFDPTLAKYKSSEQSKKEKKVKQEIDVKPSLSVVSLFNQFTDHKSRYLYRRSLEKYYSLTTYLKKYFQNTLASAIAPKDAEAFIEWLKPKLEPITLKERIVLLRACWNWAIKESLLTNNPWEDLPSRIKIPPRQQPKPFSKKELSKILAAFESHEYYNHYLSYVTFRMLTGVRVSEASGLRWSDVRDDFSSIWIGSSLARGDRKSTKTNKARTIPCNQQLKDLLKSIKPKDAKPDDLVFPSREGSYIDDNNFNKRAWKTCLAIGRTLPMI, from the coding sequence ATGGAAGTGTTAAAAGAGAAGCGTCAAAAGGGTTCTGTCTGTGTAGAGGTGTTTAAAAACCGTATTCGTTTACGGTGGACTCATGAAAGAGAAAGGCACTGTCTCTACCCAGGACTCCCTAATAATGAAATTAGCTATAAGGCAGCACTTAAGTTAGCCTCTCGGCTCGAACTAGATATAGCTTGTGATAATTTTGACCCGACGTTAGCTAAGTATAAATCCTCTGAGCAAAGTAAAAAAGAAAAGAAAGTTAAACAAGAAATAGATGTAAAACCATCTTTGTCTGTGGTCAGTCTCTTCAACCAATTTACAGACCACAAATCCAGGTATCTGTACCGTCGCAGCCTGGAGAAATATTATTCTTTGACAACTTATTTAAAGAAGTACTTCCAAAATACTTTAGCAAGTGCGATCGCTCCAAAAGATGCTGAAGCTTTTATTGAGTGGTTGAAGCCGAAACTCGAACCTATTACGCTCAAAGAAAGAATTGTTCTGTTACGTGCTTGTTGGAATTGGGCAATTAAAGAATCCCTACTAACAAACAATCCTTGGGAAGACTTACCCAGTCGAATTAAAATACCACCGAGACAGCAGCCCAAACCTTTTTCTAAAAAAGAGTTGTCAAAGATATTAGCTGCTTTTGAATCCCACGAATACTACAATCATTATCTGAGTTACGTTACATTTCGTATGTTAACGGGTGTCAGGGTAAGTGAAGCATCTGGATTGAGATGGTCAGATGTCCGTGATGATTTTAGCAGCATTTGGATTGGTTCTAGTTTGGCTAGGGGCGATCGCAAAAGTACAAAAACAAATAAAGCCAGAACTATTCCATGCAACCAGCAATTAAAAGACCTGTTAAAGTCCATAAAACCTAAAGATGCTAAACCAGATGATTTAGTCTTTCCAAGTAGAGAGGGTTCGTATATTGACGACAATAACTTTAACAAACGTGCTTGGAAGACCTGTCTTGCTATTGGTCGCACACTACCGATGATATAG